In one window of Blastopirellula marina DNA:
- a CDS encoding tetratricopeptide repeat protein: MMLALARTSAWTLLLVLLLAPFAFAAESDVADVNEDDKTLYVLAPTSIREAMQDRKYDEAVQLIDAELAKGGGDNEQLLYLKGRALHFAGKYEEAVRTFEEQLKRFPDSRWTRKAKFAIGLAYARQGDYRNAEVAYREQATYLLSLDRKEEVADIYLSLARLAFDCGEETKDQSEYGKALQFYQKALEVGPKPRTQDKINLQIARSHDHMGQQGPAIEVYRKLVADSEDDSIRLTARYELGDLYLKTGQHAEARKTWEDLLALHDGENSDLLPKASFRLAETYHFPNPPSDQDLDLGVAALEDYLAKYPEHESVPEAHFQLARAYSNRGRGNDAVAALKSFLEIEQFADTDAYADARFLLGSIYAQQNKFDEAVAAWSEYLSKHPTHSKWSEAQQRIINIQYQKAEFAYAEKEYDAARKLWREFLLRYPIDSRAQQIQFRIGQSYFEQENWKEAIATWKQLASKFPGSEIAANAQFQIALTTEEKLGKLADALELYKQLDKTSYAAAAQQRITLLTGEQLEVVTLRKFRSNQKPSIQLKTRNLEKVTVQIYPIDLETYFRKMQTTGGIESLDIALIDPAESFTFEVPEYEKYRLDTNTVEIPIHAPNGKDADKQAEAGVVAVTITGEKREATTVVLQSDLDMIVKSSRDEVFVYAQNMRTSKPWGDVRLLLSNGSEVFAEASTGEDGVYRAKRDELHGSSDIRVLGISGGHSAANIVNLNGLEMARGLERRGYLYTDRPAYRPGQLVHLRGIIRHVKEDRYMVPVGEAFELEVVDPRGRSLLVQEVKLNDFGSAGGHLILPSESAVGQYQLVMKSAKDKSEVYRGNFQVAEFQLPRIFLDIELEESVYYRGEVVKGKIVAKYYHGDPVIDRNVQYFLDGKQVEAKTDNKGEVAFEMPTRDLRDSKVVQIQARMPGEEAATAKSVFISSVGFTMNASLVRDTYLSGESFDVTATVKDLEGEPLATDLTLSVLRLASDKANRSQEVLVSKHDLKSNEDGEARHTVMLEKGGRYILRFTGVDRFDHDISAQTAVNISDENDRIRLHILADRHLLKSGDKASVNVHWRGEPTLALVTFEGSKILDYRLVELKNGKNDLKFDIDTFLAPNFQLAIAAMTDVTNEEMVKDGKPTPLRFHTASSDFQVQRDLRIELTLPENARPGEKVTAQLRTTDALGNPLPAELSLALVEKSLLDQFPPNWAKPSDFWQGNPRVFAMRATSSIDFHYQPATEEINQRLLEETERLMAEREMRDELDDFAGEPREEALMEGFDAIDAPARAGNSGAGQYGYYGGNANRFGVDPSNAPALPQMQSGWAGNQRPNAVAGRIDTDGIRKQSAMDSSLYSMDFLQSAEKAKLSFSRRALGDAVTWEETKSISQNAWYFNTQGNSQLGLQIIDANGRYSNRAISLDQGAEANQQLLLAYVNDARKRGDTILAGLPQQETGFWEPQLTTDEQGKASVEITLPPNSTTWKLSAKGITVETLAGETETELTVAKPLFADLKLPMALQSGDTLEIPIRVFKKDGKPGKVELELEFAIGEKRVTQSKTIEFQENNEHDLLIPLEIDPASVKNATSAEATFQLTVKSGDVADVVRRTVPIRQRTYRVVRSAAGKAASDMTAIVNYPEGMPWENPQLEIIIGPNVRTDLLSVLSPPVMPIYRCGTVSSTPIDTTTSDILAGLALEKLLSQSPDGGGPALDSVKSSVNSSIASLIVMQNGEGGFSWSGAQTGTNRYSTARAVWALAAAKKAGYRIDADLLQKSVYALKNEIPKLAVGDYDSKATILHALTIAGSGDFSLANQLHRNRPSLSAAGCAYLALTFAAMDRSDTARELADLAKSKLGQTDVAGWNSSTVEAKALYALCVLETQPKSPEMARIAKDVMQQRTGHRWQPDKATGPAMLAICGWAAGQQLAADEYQLTILVNDQEVETLKIDAKSITQSVKIPADLLKREKEETVRFRLAGRGEFTYRCQLSADVPLDKLKSNTSRWYLRRYYDPAPVRFDGEEIPSGFGVVSGSYQSFRNDLSQLPVAERGKVRLHLYRSNVRNDDDEQQMEYIVITEPIPAGTTIDPNSLRGNYERYEIHPGYVVFYVGPSRGSRSIYYDLVGIQPGDFYVGPTLAQDVYQPESLAVGESKSIMVLPAGEESGDEYRLTPQELYELGKRKFAKGDIQEAQKNLTELFSNWALHNDPFRDTVKMLFDIHLQQSHSADAVKFFEILIEKFPDEQIPFAKLLKVGDAYNELGEYERSYLVFRATVEANFMVESQVAGFLVDKGEMIRSIKVMEDLLRDTPQEPYAAIAEYALATDVYTNASTAAASKEGKNLRLNKVHFQKKSLQMLEQFLTTHPEDPSADEAAFALASGMTELEQYEPTIKLCEQYSRRYPKSEHLSSYWYLTAFCHFALSQPQEALQMSEKVAESVPAAAQNADTVAAQNRWRAIYIMGQIHHSLNQAAQAIDDYKQVKDRFVDAAQAIEYFTRQDISLDEVTSYLPTEKVELQLDYRNVKNCEVKVYRIDLMKFGLMQRNLQKITTINLAGIQPLHETTIELGDGKDYQNKQRAIPLPVSDEGAYLIVTRADNLHASGLVLVSPLKLDVNEDPVSGRVRVTVKDKTKDHYVDDVHVKVIGTNNADFVSGETDLRGIFIGDGIQGRTTVIAQADKGEYAFFRGTTDLGPSQPQSPNQQAVELQQMKKEFAPGKPMGQNDAKDELLRGIQSGNGIIQEEQRRNLDRYYRNDFKGGIKNFKF, encoded by the coding sequence ATGATGTTGGCTCTTGCTCGGACCTCGGCCTGGACGCTGTTACTTGTCTTATTGCTGGCCCCTTTTGCCTTTGCTGCGGAAAGTGACGTGGCGGATGTAAATGAAGACGATAAAACGCTTTACGTACTTGCTCCGACCTCCATTCGCGAGGCGATGCAGGATCGCAAATACGACGAAGCGGTTCAATTGATCGATGCCGAACTGGCAAAAGGTGGTGGAGACAACGAGCAACTGCTGTATCTCAAAGGCCGAGCATTGCATTTTGCCGGCAAGTACGAGGAAGCGGTACGCACCTTCGAAGAGCAGTTGAAACGCTTCCCAGACTCTCGCTGGACACGTAAAGCGAAATTTGCGATTGGGTTGGCTTATGCCCGTCAGGGGGATTATCGCAATGCTGAGGTCGCCTACCGGGAGCAAGCGACCTACTTATTATCGCTCGATCGAAAAGAAGAAGTCGCGGATATCTATCTAAGCTTGGCCCGTCTAGCATTCGATTGTGGCGAAGAAACGAAAGACCAAAGCGAATACGGCAAGGCCCTCCAGTTCTATCAAAAGGCACTGGAAGTCGGACCGAAACCCAGGACGCAAGACAAGATCAATCTGCAGATCGCCCGAAGTCATGATCACATGGGGCAACAAGGTCCAGCGATTGAAGTCTACCGAAAGCTGGTCGCCGATAGCGAGGATGACAGCATCCGCTTAACCGCCCGATACGAGCTTGGCGATCTTTATCTGAAAACTGGGCAACATGCCGAAGCCCGCAAGACATGGGAAGACTTGCTGGCACTTCACGACGGTGAGAATTCGGATTTACTGCCCAAAGCATCGTTCCGCCTGGCTGAGACTTATCACTTTCCCAATCCGCCGAGTGACCAAGATCTAGACCTTGGTGTCGCTGCGTTAGAGGATTACTTGGCCAAATATCCCGAGCATGAAAGCGTGCCCGAAGCTCACTTTCAGCTGGCTCGCGCATACTCGAACCGTGGCCGAGGAAACGACGCCGTTGCGGCACTCAAGTCTTTCCTGGAGATCGAACAGTTTGCCGATACGGACGCCTACGCCGATGCTCGATTCTTGCTTGGTTCGATTTACGCACAGCAAAACAAGTTTGACGAAGCGGTTGCCGCCTGGAGCGAATACCTGTCGAAGCATCCGACTCACTCCAAGTGGAGTGAAGCTCAGCAGCGGATCATCAACATTCAGTATCAAAAGGCCGAGTTCGCTTACGCGGAAAAGGAATACGACGCAGCACGCAAGCTATGGCGTGAGTTTCTGCTTCGTTACCCGATTGACTCGCGAGCCCAGCAGATTCAGTTTCGGATCGGTCAAAGCTACTTCGAGCAAGAGAATTGGAAGGAAGCGATCGCGACTTGGAAGCAACTTGCCAGTAAGTTCCCAGGCAGCGAAATCGCCGCGAATGCCCAGTTTCAAATTGCGTTAACGACCGAAGAAAAGCTCGGGAAGTTGGCCGATGCCCTCGAGCTTTACAAGCAATTGGACAAAACCTCCTATGCAGCCGCCGCCCAGCAGCGGATCACGCTTCTCACCGGCGAGCAGTTGGAAGTCGTCACGCTTCGGAAGTTCCGTTCCAACCAAAAACCTTCGATCCAGTTGAAGACCCGCAATCTGGAGAAGGTGACGGTTCAAATTTATCCGATCGACCTGGAAACGTACTTCCGCAAGATGCAGACGACCGGCGGCATCGAAAGCCTCGATATCGCACTGATCGATCCAGCCGAGAGTTTTACGTTTGAGGTGCCTGAGTACGAAAAGTATCGACTCGATACCAATACGGTCGAGATTCCCATCCATGCGCCCAATGGGAAGGATGCGGACAAACAAGCCGAAGCTGGCGTGGTGGCGGTGACCATCACGGGGGAAAAGCGAGAAGCAACCACGGTCGTCTTGCAAAGCGACTTGGACATGATCGTCAAAAGCTCGCGTGACGAAGTATTCGTCTACGCTCAGAACATGCGAACGAGCAAACCATGGGGTGACGTCCGGCTGCTGCTTTCCAACGGGAGCGAAGTTTTCGCCGAGGCCTCGACCGGCGAAGACGGCGTGTATCGAGCCAAGCGGGATGAGTTGCACGGTTCGAGTGACATTCGCGTCCTTGGCATCAGTGGCGGACATTCGGCAGCCAATATTGTGAATCTGAACGGTTTAGAGATGGCTCGTGGTTTGGAACGCCGTGGTTATCTCTACACCGATCGTCCCGCCTATCGACCAGGGCAACTGGTCCACTTACGTGGCATCATTCGGCACGTGAAAGAGGACCGCTACATGGTTCCTGTGGGTGAAGCATTCGAATTGGAAGTCGTGGATCCGCGTGGTCGATCACTGCTCGTCCAAGAGGTGAAGCTGAACGACTTCGGTTCGGCTGGCGGACATCTAATCCTCCCCAGCGAATCGGCCGTTGGGCAGTATCAGTTGGTGATGAAGTCAGCAAAGGATAAGAGCGAAGTTTATCGCGGCAACTTCCAAGTGGCTGAGTTCCAACTTCCCCGGATCTTCCTCGACATCGAATTGGAAGAGAGCGTTTACTACCGGGGCGAGGTCGTCAAAGGGAAGATCGTTGCCAAATATTATCACGGCGATCCTGTCATTGATCGCAATGTGCAGTACTTCCTGGACGGCAAGCAGGTCGAAGCGAAAACTGACAACAAGGGAGAGGTGGCGTTTGAGATGCCAACCCGCGACTTGCGAGATTCTAAGGTCGTTCAAATCCAAGCTCGGATGCCTGGTGAAGAAGCCGCGACCGCGAAGAGTGTCTTCATCTCCTCGGTCGGGTTCACGATGAACGCTTCCCTTGTGCGTGACACCTACCTTTCTGGTGAGTCGTTTGATGTCACCGCGACGGTCAAGGATCTGGAAGGGGAGCCGCTCGCGACCGATCTCACCCTATCCGTCCTGCGACTGGCCAGTGATAAGGCGAACCGCTCGCAAGAGGTTTTGGTATCCAAGCATGATCTTAAGTCGAACGAAGATGGCGAGGCTCGACATACCGTCATGCTGGAAAAGGGAGGTCGCTACATCCTGCGATTCACTGGGGTCGATCGTTTTGATCATGACATCAGCGCCCAAACCGCAGTGAATATCTCTGACGAAAACGATCGAATCCGGCTTCATATCTTAGCCGATCGTCACTTGCTAAAGTCGGGTGACAAGGCTTCGGTCAATGTGCATTGGCGTGGTGAGCCGACTTTGGCGCTGGTTACCTTCGAGGGCTCTAAGATTCTCGATTATCGCCTTGTCGAGCTGAAAAACGGGAAGAACGACTTGAAGTTCGATATCGATACGTTTCTGGCTCCCAATTTTCAGCTGGCGATCGCAGCGATGACCGACGTTACCAACGAAGAGATGGTAAAGGACGGAAAGCCTACCCCACTGCGATTTCACACTGCCAGCAGTGACTTTCAGGTGCAGCGTGATCTACGGATTGAATTGACGCTACCAGAGAATGCTCGTCCTGGTGAGAAGGTTACCGCACAGTTGCGCACGACCGATGCCCTGGGCAATCCTCTACCTGCCGAGCTAAGCCTGGCGCTTGTCGAGAAAAGCTTGCTCGATCAATTCCCTCCGAACTGGGCGAAACCAAGTGATTTCTGGCAAGGCAATCCGCGAGTGTTTGCGATGCGAGCCACTTCCAGCATCGATTTCCACTATCAACCCGCGACCGAAGAAATCAACCAACGTTTGTTGGAGGAAACAGAGCGGTTGATGGCTGAGCGAGAAATGCGTGATGAGCTTGACGATTTCGCTGGCGAGCCTCGCGAAGAAGCATTGATGGAAGGATTCGACGCGATTGATGCCCCCGCGCGTGCCGGCAATAGCGGAGCTGGTCAATATGGCTATTATGGTGGTAATGCTAACCGTTTCGGAGTCGATCCCAGCAATGCCCCCGCTCTTCCGCAAATGCAAAGCGGATGGGCTGGTAACCAGCGACCCAATGCTGTCGCTGGACGTATCGATACCGATGGCATCCGTAAGCAATCAGCAATGGATAGTTCCCTCTACTCGATGGACTTCCTCCAGTCGGCTGAAAAAGCAAAGCTGTCGTTTAGTCGACGAGCTCTGGGAGATGCGGTCACTTGGGAAGAGACCAAGTCAATCAGCCAGAATGCTTGGTATTTCAACACCCAAGGGAATTCGCAGCTTGGCCTCCAGATAATCGACGCCAATGGTCGTTACTCCAATCGGGCAATCAGCCTTGATCAAGGAGCAGAAGCCAATCAACAGTTGCTCTTGGCTTACGTTAACGATGCCCGAAAACGGGGAGATACGATCCTGGCAGGCTTACCACAACAGGAAACCGGTTTCTGGGAACCTCAGCTGACAACCGACGAGCAAGGTAAAGCTAGTGTTGAAATCACGCTACCTCCAAACTCGACCACTTGGAAGCTTTCGGCAAAAGGAATCACGGTCGAAACCCTCGCGGGTGAGACGGAAACGGAACTGACGGTTGCCAAGCCATTGTTCGCCGATTTGAAGCTGCCGATGGCCCTGCAAAGCGGCGACACACTTGAAATCCCGATTCGGGTATTCAAGAAGGATGGAAAGCCAGGAAAGGTAGAACTTGAGCTAGAGTTCGCGATCGGTGAGAAGAGGGTTACCCAATCAAAAACGATCGAGTTCCAAGAGAACAACGAGCATGACCTTTTAATTCCGCTCGAGATCGATCCAGCTTCGGTAAAAAATGCAACTTCCGCCGAGGCAACTTTTCAGCTCACCGTTAAGTCTGGTGACGTGGCGGATGTTGTTCGGCGGACGGTCCCCATCCGACAGCGGACGTACCGCGTGGTGCGTTCAGCCGCCGGGAAAGCGGCCAGCGACATGACTGCGATCGTCAACTATCCCGAAGGAATGCCCTGGGAGAATCCGCAACTCGAAATCATCATCGGACCAAACGTTCGTACGGACTTGCTTAGTGTGTTGTCTCCGCCTGTGATGCCGATCTATCGCTGCGGAACCGTTTCGTCGACACCGATCGACACGACCACCAGCGATATCCTGGCAGGCCTGGCCCTCGAGAAATTGCTTTCGCAAAGTCCGGATGGCGGCGGTCCTGCGCTTGACTCTGTGAAGTCGTCAGTCAATTCTTCCATCGCTTCGCTGATTGTGATGCAAAACGGCGAAGGAGGATTCAGTTGGAGTGGTGCTCAAACCGGAACCAACCGCTATTCGACTGCTCGGGCAGTGTGGGCTCTGGCCGCTGCCAAGAAGGCTGGATACCGTATCGATGCCGATCTGCTGCAAAAGAGTGTGTATGCCCTTAAGAACGAGATCCCCAAGCTGGCCGTGGGAGACTACGATAGCAAGGCGACCATCCTGCACGCTTTGACAATCGCCGGCAGTGGCGACTTCTCGCTTGCCAACCAGCTTCATCGCAACCGGCCTTCTCTGTCGGCGGCAGGATGCGCGTACTTGGCGCTGACGTTCGCCGCGATGGATCGATCGGATACCGCCCGCGAATTGGCCGACTTGGCGAAGAGCAAACTGGGGCAAACTGACGTTGCCGGCTGGAACAGTTCGACAGTCGAAGCCAAGGCGTTGTACGCACTGTGTGTCTTAGAGACTCAGCCGAAATCGCCTGAGATGGCGCGGATTGCCAAGGATGTGATGCAGCAGCGAACAGGGCATCGGTGGCAGCCAGATAAAGCAACAGGACCTGCGATGCTCGCGATCTGTGGTTGGGCGGCCGGACAGCAGCTTGCTGCCGATGAATATCAATTAACGATTTTGGTGAATGACCAAGAGGTCGAAACGCTTAAGATCGATGCCAAGAGCATCACGCAGTCGGTAAAAATTCCGGCTGATTTACTGAAACGTGAGAAAGAGGAAACGGTTCGATTTCGATTGGCAGGGCGCGGCGAGTTCACCTATCGCTGTCAGCTTTCGGCCGACGTACCGTTGGATAAGCTCAAGTCAAACACTTCACGCTGGTATCTCCGCCGCTATTACGATCCGGCTCCGGTTCGTTTCGATGGTGAGGAGATTCCGAGTGGGTTTGGCGTCGTTAGCGGGAGCTATCAATCGTTCCGCAATGACCTTTCGCAGCTGCCGGTTGCCGAGCGAGGCAAGGTTCGTCTCCATCTGTATCGCTCGAATGTTCGTAACGACGATGATGAGCAGCAGATGGAATACATTGTTATTACCGAGCCGATTCCAGCAGGGACGACGATCGATCCAAACTCGCTGCGTGGTAACTACGAACGTTACGAGATCCATCCTGGTTACGTCGTATTCTACGTTGGTCCGAGTCGCGGATCCCGTAGCATCTATTACGACTTGGTCGGTATTCAGCCCGGGGATTTCTACGTTGGTCCGACATTGGCCCAAGATGTTTATCAGCCAGAGTCATTGGCGGTCGGCGAGTCGAAGTCGATCATGGTGTTACCTGCTGGTGAAGAAAGTGGTGACGAGTATCGACTCACGCCGCAGGAACTGTATGAACTTGGGAAGCGGAAGTTTGCCAAGGGAGACATTCAAGAAGCCCAGAAAAACTTGACCGAACTGTTCAGCAACTGGGCGCTACACAACGACCCATTCCGAGACACTGTGAAGATGCTGTTCGACATTCATCTACAGCAATCACATTCTGCCGATGCGGTGAAGTTCTTCGAGATTCTGATCGAGAAGTTTCCTGACGAGCAGATCCCATTTGCCAAGCTGTTAAAGGTCGGGGATGCCTACAACGAATTAGGCGAATACGAACGGAGTTACTTGGTTTTCCGGGCGACCGTCGAAGCGAACTTCATGGTCGAAAGCCAGGTTGCTGGATTTCTGGTCGACAAGGGTGAGATGATTCGCAGCATTAAGGTGATGGAAGACCTGCTCCGCGATACACCGCAGGAACCATACGCTGCGATTGCCGAGTACGCGTTGGCCACCGACGTGTATACCAACGCGAGTACAGCAGCCGCATCGAAGGAAGGTAAAAACCTTCGGCTGAATAAGGTTCACTTCCAGAAGAAGTCGCTGCAAATGCTCGAGCAGTTCCTAACGACCCATCCAGAAGATCCTTCCGCAGACGAGGCCGCATTCGCCCTAGCTTCCGGAATGACAGAACTGGAGCAGTATGAGCCGACGATCAAACTGTGTGAACAATACAGTCGTCGCTATCCGAAAAGCGAGCATTTGAGTAGTTACTGGTATCTCACCGCCTTCTGTCACTTCGCTCTCAGCCAGCCGCAAGAAGCCTTGCAAATGTCGGAAAAGGTGGCGGAAAGTGTTCCTGCCGCTGCTCAGAATGCCGATACTGTTGCCGCGCAGAATCGTTGGCGTGCGATCTATATCATGGGTCAAATCCATCACTCGCTAAATCAAGCCGCTCAGGCAATCGACGACTACAAGCAAGTGAAAGATCGTTTTGTCGATGCTGCCCAAGCGATCGAGTATTTCACTCGGCAAGATATCTCGCTCGACGAAGTGACAAGCTACTTACCGACCGAAAAGGTCGAACTGCAGCTCGACTATCGCAACGTGAAGAACTGCGAAGTGAAGGTCTATCGAATCGATTTGATGAAGTTCGGATTGATGCAGCGAAACCTGCAAAAGATCACCACGATCAATCTCGCCGGTATTCAACCGCTGCACGAAACAACCATCGAGTTGGGCGATGGTAAGGATTACCAGAATAAGCAGCGAGCGATACCGTTGCCGGTTTCGGATGAAGGCGCGTACCTAATCGTGACTCGAGCCGACAACTTACATGCAAGCGGTTTGGTTCTTGTCAGTCCGTTGAAGCTAGACGTAAACGAAGATCCGGTTTCCGGCCGTGTTCGAGTGACGGTTAAAGACAAAACGAAAGATCATTACGTCGACGACGTTCACGTGAAAGTGATCGGCACTAATAATGCTGACTTTGTTTCGGGCGAAACGGACCTGCGTGGAATCTTCATTGGCGACGGAATCCAAGGCCGTACCACGGTGATCGCTCAGGCTGATAAAGGCGAATATGCCTTCTTCCGCGGTACGACCGACCTGGGACCGAGCCAACCACAAAGCCCGAATCAGCAGGCAGTAGAATTACAGCAAATGAAAAAAGAGTTCGCGCCAGGCAAGCCTATGGGGCAGAACGATGCCAAAGACGAGCTGCTCCGAGGTATCCAATCGGGGAATGGAATAATACAAGAGGAGCAACGCCGCAATCTCGATCGATACTACCGCAATGATTTCAAGGGAGGTATTAAGAACTTCAAGTTCTAA
- a CDS encoding substrate-binding domain-containing protein — MSASHFLDRGYRNVAYIGPAPHMRYGNIMEETIRETLTQDEANLHVFEYRPRDDTLREHGIRSNEQGLRRWLMDLPKPVGVITWSAIVGRTVMTQCANATIEVPDDVAILCIEDDSLMSALAPVELSSLDQAGRTVGYRAAELLDQMIQGKPAPEEPIAIPPRGVFARRSSDASGFQDEIVAEAIKYIRDHADQPIQIHDVERALNVSRRVLENRFERSVGRSPAVILRRVRLERAAVLLRDTDLAIPEIAFRCGFNHTESFIRSFKRTMGDVPSQFRRKNRRNDNEG, encoded by the coding sequence ATGTCGGCAAGCCATTTCCTCGATCGCGGTTATCGCAACGTGGCGTACATCGGCCCTGCTCCGCACATGCGTTATGGCAACATCATGGAAGAGACGATTCGCGAGACGCTGACCCAAGATGAAGCAAACCTGCACGTGTTCGAATATCGTCCTCGCGATGATACGCTCCGCGAGCATGGCATCCGCTCGAACGAACAGGGCCTAAGACGTTGGCTCATGGATCTTCCCAAACCGGTCGGCGTGATTACCTGGAGTGCGATCGTCGGGAGAACGGTCATGACCCAGTGCGCCAACGCCACGATAGAAGTCCCCGATGACGTTGCCATACTTTGTATCGAGGACGACTCGCTGATGTCTGCCTTGGCACCGGTTGAACTTTCCAGCTTGGATCAGGCGGGACGAACGGTCGGATACCGGGCAGCCGAACTGCTCGATCAAATGATTCAAGGGAAGCCGGCCCCCGAAGAGCCGATCGCAATTCCGCCACGCGGCGTATTCGCCCGGCGATCTTCTGACGCCAGTGGCTTTCAAGATGAGATCGTGGCCGAGGCGATCAAATACATTCGCGACCACGCGGATCAGCCGATCCAGATTCATGATGTGGAACGGGCACTGAATGTATCTCGACGGGTACTCGAAAACCGATTCGAGCGCTCCGTTGGACGCTCCCCAGCAGTGATCCTTCGCCGTGTCCGCTTAGAACGAGCCGCGGTTCTCCTAAGAGATACCGACCTGGCGATTCCCGAGATCGCGTTTAGGTGTGGTTTCAATCACACCGAGTCGTTCATTCGCAGCTTCAAACGTACGATGGGGGACGTCCCGAGCCAGTTCCGCCGCAAGAATCGGCGGAACGATAACGAAGGGTAG
- a CDS encoding alpha/beta hydrolase produces MQRRMQPTWAHNSTINLAWALILSATLLGTLIGCSSGEKSAPEAETPDTVAQSSDPPPITPNPDLRQQTAPLQQPATSPLTQPVPQGQVPQPESATSPYQPPALAPQSVERSTPRQRIAAPRSSQFQQPQVAPQIAQPEAMQAPADMAQVESMEADPVVRDPKAVSASADPFDVVEVFYGTDRAPMVWPNGVLPHKYHALLPAVTCVLLGLAVALLLSRFKQYLIGGLTILASITGAVVVGQEGWVQYQKYDRFLSNESVVYGKQQGDMQLGLCRVSIPKSHQTGSLESPSVIHWEFEEKPENHVMLMEVKTQEEQAFFEMLRQRVAESPHGDLLIFIHGYNVTFEDAARRTAQIAHDLEFQGAPVFFSWPSQGELLGYVTDRSNSFWTASHLKDFLLKVHQQSGAQSIHLIAHSMGNRAFGAAIESLAADVDRTQKVFNEVILAAPDVDARVFTDEIAPKLTGMSQHVTLYASQNDLALKASRAVNGYPRAGDVGSNILILNGIDTIDVTKIDTSLLGHAYYGDNKSVISDIYALMQNTRSPRDRKWLLDMTSPGGMYWYFDPQYNVITRSPEGAPLR; encoded by the coding sequence ATGCAGCGACGCATGCAACCAACTTGGGCTCACAACTCGACCATCAATCTGGCATGGGCGCTGATCCTCAGCGCCACACTTCTGGGGACTCTCATCGGCTGTAGCTCTGGAGAGAAGTCCGCACCAGAAGCAGAAACGCCTGACACCGTCGCTCAATCATCCGATCCACCACCGATTACCCCAAATCCCGATCTTCGTCAGCAGACGGCACCTCTTCAACAACCAGCAACGTCTCCTTTGACGCAACCAGTCCCTCAGGGGCAAGTTCCTCAACCTGAGTCGGCCACTTCCCCCTACCAACCGCCTGCCTTGGCGCCGCAAAGCGTAGAACGTTCCACCCCACGTCAACGAATTGCCGCACCCCGATCGAGCCAGTTTCAACAGCCGCAAGTCGCGCCGCAGATTGCCCAGCCAGAAGCAATGCAGGCCCCAGCCGACATGGCCCAAGTCGAATCGATGGAAGCTGATCCAGTTGTGAGGGATCCCAAGGCCGTTTCCGCTTCAGCTGACCCATTCGATGTCGTCGAAGTTTTTTACGGTACCGACCGCGCCCCGATGGTGTGGCCTAACGGCGTATTGCCGCATAAGTATCACGCTCTCTTACCAGCGGTTACTTGTGTGTTGCTGGGCTTGGCGGTTGCCCTTTTATTGTCACGCTTCAAGCAATACTTGATTGGCGGCCTGACAATCTTGGCTTCGATCACAGGTGCCGTCGTCGTGGGCCAGGAAGGGTGGGTTCAGTACCAGAAATACGATCGCTTCCTAAGCAACGAATCGGTTGTTTACGGCAAACAGCAGGGTGACATGCAACTTGGCCTTTGCCGCGTCAGCATTCCGAAGTCACATCAAACCGGTTCGCTTGAGTCCCCCTCCGTAATCCATTGGGAGTTTGAAGAGAAACCAGAAAACCATGTGATGTTGATGGAAGTCAAAACGCAAGAAGAACAGGCGTTCTTTGAAATGCTGCGGCAGCGCGTTGCCGAGTCGCCCCATGGCGATCTATTGATTTTCATCCATGGTTACAATGTAACCTTTGAAGATGCCGCCCGACGCACGGCGCAAATCGCCCACGACCTGGAGTTTCAAGGCGCACCGGTCTTCTTCAGTTGGCCATCGCAAGGGGAACTGCTGGGCTACGTGACTGATCGCTCGAACTCGTTTTGGACTGCTTCACATCTCAAAGATTTCTTGCTGAAGGTTCATCAGCAAAGTGGTGCGCAATCGATTCACCTGATCGCACACAGCATGGGCAATCGAGCATTCGGAGCGGCGATCGAATCGCTTGCTGCCGACGTCGATCGAACCCAGAAGGTCTTTAACGAAGTTATTTTGGCAGCACCCGACGTTGATGCGCGAGTTTTCACGGATGAGATCGCCCCCAAGCTGACTGGCATGTCACAGCACGTAACCCTCTATGCTTCTCAAAACGACTTGGCCCTGAAAGCCTCGCGGGCGGTCAACGGATATCCTCGCGCTGGCGATGTTGGATCGAACATCTTAATCCTCAATGGGATCGACACAATCGACGTAACCAAGATTGATACGAGCCTTCTGGGACATGCATATTACGGCGATAACAAGTCAGTCATTAGCGACATTTACGCATTGATGCAGAATACTCGTTCGCCGCGAGACCGTAAGTGGCTGCTTGACATGACAAGCCCAGGCGGAATGTATTGGTACTTTGATCCCCAATACAACGTGATCACTCGTTCGCCCGAAGGCGCGCCGCTGCGATAA